The Populus nigra chromosome 19, ddPopNigr1.1, whole genome shotgun sequence genome includes a window with the following:
- the LOC133679659 gene encoding RNA pseudouridine synthase 4, mitochondrial produces the protein MMMAYATLLARVLLLPSRSISSLRATKPSISTVRVLQSQYTTNTNSQNHYENDKRGKWFTLPPYTSTINGSVLGKALSARIPAKSASETTALKWVLRCCPELPRNLVQKLFRLRQVRRESPVMESCNLGDQGQEHRLKRVAAKDSMDVGDRIFLPISVKVLPAEKQDCHCNEEEINFIRGLELYKDAAIIVVNKPPGMPVQGGIGIKRSLDELSASCFSSDYSEPPRLVHRLDRDCSGILVMGRTQTSATVLHAIFREKTLAASNDDVGNKRRILQRKYWALVIGSPRRPKGLISAPLGKVVVDNGKSDRITVVENSQNLSSQHAVTQYRVIESSHGFTWLELSPLTGRKHQLRVHCAEVLGTPIVGDYKYAWQAHRNWKQLPWSNIEDNSNDKSLSEKILPFALDLDSGSISEKHPRLHLHCKQMVLPDVSKALQDVQLSSDYDFSQLASLKFDAPLPPYMKKSWDVLRP, from the exons ATGATGATGGCGTACGCCACGCTCCTCGCCCGTGTCCTCCTCCTACCATCACGGTCAATCTCCTCACTCCGTGCAACCAAACCGTCCATCTCAACCGTCCGCGTACTCCAATCTCAGTACACCACCAACACCAATAGCCAAAATCATTATGAGAATGACAAGAGAGGCAAATGGTTCACTTTACCTCCTTACACTTCGACTATCAATGGCAGCGTTTTGGGAAAAGCGCTTTCTGCAAGAATCCCCGCAAAATCAGCTTCTGAAACGACAGCGCTTAAGTGGGTACTTCGTTGTTGCCCTGAACTCCCTAGAAACCTTGTACAAAAGCTGTTTCGCTTAAGACAG GTACGAAGAGAGTCCCCTGTCATGGAAAGTTGTAATCTTGGTGATCAAGGACAGGAACATCGGCTGAAAAGA GTGGCAGCTAAGGATTCGATGGATGTAGGAGATAgaatttttcttccaattagTGTGAAAGTGTTACCTGCTGAGAAACAAGACTGTCATTGcaatgaagaagaaataaacTTTATTCGTGGCCTTGAGCTGTATAAG GATGCTGCAATCATTGTTGTCAATAAACCTCCCGGAATGCCTGTTCAG GGTGGCATTGGCATCAAAAGAAGTTTAGATGAATTGTCAGCTAGTTGCTTTAGTTCTGACTACTCAGAACCCCCACGGCTG GTTCATAGACTTGACAGAGATTGCAGTGGTATCTTGGTGATGGGAAGGACACAAACAAGTGCGACAGTTTTGCATGCCATCTTCCGGGAGAAAACTCTTGCAGCATCAAATGAT GACGTGGGTAACAAAAGAAGAATCCTGCAAAGAAAATACTGGGCACTTGTCATTGGTTCTCCAAGACGTCCAAAGGGATTAATTTCAGCACCATTGGGAAAG GTGGTTGTGGACAATGGAAAATCTGATCGAATAACAGTGGTTGAGAATTCACAAAACTTGTCTTCTCAGCATGCAGTTACACAGTACAGAGTAATTGAATCATCTCATG GCTTCACGTGGTTGGAGCTGTCCCCTCTCACTGGTAGAAAGCATCAG CTCCGTGTACACTGTGCTGAAGTATTGGGGACGCCAATAGTTGGAGACTACAAATACGCATGGCAAGCTCACAGGAATTGGAAACAGTTGCCATGGTCTAATATTGAAGATAACTCAAATGATAAGTCCCTAAGTGAGAAAATACTCCCTTTCGCCCTTGATTTGGATAGTGGTAGTATCTCTGAAAAGCACCCCCGCCTACATCTCCACTGCAAACAAATGGTTTTACCCGATGTATCTAAAGCTTTGCAAGATGTGCAATTATCTTCAGACTATGACTTCTCACAATTGGCTAGCCTCAAGTTTGATGCTCCTTTACCTccatatatgaaaaaaagttgGGATGTTTTGAGACCATGA